The nucleotide window CTCGCCGGCCTGTGGGCTGAATCCTGAGCTTGTAGGCGAGTTCAGTCAGCTCCCAGTGTCAGTTACCACAGCGAGGTGGGGCCTGACTCCTGGTCTTAAAAAGGAGGCTGGGTGGGCGGCATCCCTGTATCTGGAGGCCAGACTTTCTCTCCTAAGAAGACCAAGAGGTTAAGTGGGGCTGCGTCACAGTCTTTGGCCTCCATCACCCTCCTCAATGCCCTTAATTTTCCTCTCAGAGCAGAAAACACTTTGTGTCCCTTTACGCCCCAAACGCTCGGCCCCTCACTTGGCCAAAGGGATAGCTGGGGCCGGggctcttcctctccccttccagtTCCAGTTCGTCCTCACACTCCAGCGGGTTCCCATTTTTGTTcgtccccagcccctcctctcctctctcccatgCGCCCCGTGTACcagccccccaccaccacccccttccgCTCGCCCCTCTTCTATCCCCTCGGCGCCCGGGCTTTGTTGCCCGGGCTTGTTTCTAACTTGAGAGCGTCGCCCGGCTCGGCTCCAGGTCACGTGCGTTAGTGACAACCTCTCGCAGGGCGGCCCCGGTGCCCCCGCGCCGCCGATTGGTGGGCCGGGCCTGGCGCGgccccggggcggggcggggcggggcggggcggggctgcccGGCGGGCGGGCCCGACGGGCGGGCGCAGCGGCCGATCAGCTGTTCCGAAGCTGCACAACAACAAAAGGAACGAGacgggccggcggcggcggccagTGGCGCGGCCACAGGAGGGCTGGACCGGCTCCGCGCCCCGAGCCCCGCGCCCGCCGTCCGGGAGCCGCAGCTACCTCAGCCGCCCCGCGCCGCCAGCGCACCGGTTCCCGCCGGTCCCCGCCGAGCCGGGCGCCCGCTGCCTTCGCCGCCCGTCCGGCTGCCGGTCGGGCCCACGTAAGTGCGGGCGGGGCCGGCGTCCAGGGCCGCTCGCGCCCGGCCGCCCCGCAGCGTTGCCCGACCCGCGCGCCCTGCCCTCGGGCCGGCCCGCGAGCCGCGGTCAGTGCGCTCCCGGCCTCCGCTGCCTCCGCTCGCCGCCGCGGGCCGGCCGCCCACCCCCTCGGCGGACCCTCGTTGGTCCCGGGGTGCGGGCGGAGGCGGCGCCCGGACACGGGCCGGCCAAGCCCCGGCGAGGGGCGGCGGTTGGGTGTTCGGTTTCTGCCTCCTCCCCCGAGCGTGGCCTGTTTTCTTGGCCGCGGCGggacctcctcctctctctcctcctcctcctcactcccctccactcctcctcctgccctccgcCGTTGGACTGGAGCTGCCCGCTCGGGACTCGGCGTCGGAGCCCCCGGCTCCGGAGGAGCGAGCGCGGCCGCCGCCCCGGGACACATCCCCCCAAGGCCGGCGGCGCCGCCGCTGCTCCTCCAGCAGCCCTCCCAGCGCAGGGTCGCGCTCGGCAGCGCAGTGGCTCAGTTACCCGGCGACCGGCGCCCGCCGAGTGTCCGCCTGTTCGTTGCATGTTCCTTGACCCTGCTTGATCTTCCGCATCACTATTTGAGGTTGCACGTGTGGAAAGAGCAGTTTCCCTGCCCATCACAATTAAAACCCTCATCGTTTTGATCAGTCGCGCTGATTGGGTGCTTCTCATGTGCCATATACTATGTGAGGACTTTACGTGCGTTATCTCAATTGATTCCCGTAATAACCTTATGAAGTAGGCTGTATTACGCATAGGTAAACCTGAGGGCCCAGAGAGATTGAGTAACTTACTCAAGACCACACAGACAGTTAAAAGgaattggtttttctctttaaaaagttgCAGATGAATTTTACTTAGGGATTCCttgtttttattgtatttcctAATTACACCTGCTCATTATCTTCTATGTTGATTCCAATTTAGAGTAGATTTAGGAAgagctccccttcccccttccatcATTCGGAAAAGAACCTTTTCTGAATACAAAGTAGTTTTGGGAAAGGGGAGTGGAAAGTGACCCATGGGATCATTGAACAGAGTTAATAATGAGGTGCCCCAAGATCTTGCAATCACTTGCTTggtaattgaaatatatatttcattgcaGATGTGAAAAGCGTTAGGAAGCTTTTGCTTTTAAGTCACAGCCACTGTAATCCTGAATTGGCAGCGTAATTTTCAAAGGCTCCTGCCTGGAACCAGGACCTTACGAATTTCTATGACTAAGGTCTCGTTTGTTTTTCCATCctgtcttttgttcttttttgtgacTGCTCCATCGATGGCTCATAGTTCTCTTGGGAATGCTCCCACTTTCAAAATTTAAGGTGAACAGGCTATGAATTACCACTTACTGCTGTCTTTGTCTGCTGTCATTCAGCCTTCAGAGCCAACCTGGTGGATCCCGGGGAGAATAACCCCCTTGTAGCCAGTTGAATAGGCTGGGTAGAGTGGAACAAGCAAAGACAACTTTCTTGGCTTGGTTTTAAtgcagtttaaaatttatttaaaatcactCGAATCagcatgtttatttttctaaactaGTGAGATAACGATCATTTTGAGGCTGCTTTTTGATGATGATGTGTAAATTTAGCCACTTGATATTTCAAAACTGTCAAGAAGCCACAACTGTACACATAGaagttaaatctttttttttttttttttttaatttaaaatgttgttttgGAGCCGCCTACTGGCAGccaaaaccaacagaaaagtGCTGTTCTCTGAAGTTCTTAGAGCCAGAGTTGAGGCTGGAAGGAGCCCGAGAGATCCtgtgctggggtgggggatggagggcAGGGGGGAGCAAGGCCCTTGGGACCAGACACACTTACACTCTAACGCTGGCCCCAGCCCTGACCAGCTCTGTCGcttttgagcaagttacttaatttctgagcctcagtttccttattagtCAAATGGGACAAATAAGTACCTCAAGTCTGTCACATAtaataagcattcagtaaattGTAGCTCTAattattatataaacattttGTCGATAAAGACACTCAGACCCAAAGATGCTAAGTGACTTGCTCACAGTCATACAACTGGTTTGAAGTGAACTTGTGGTTAATATTTACtgggtgcctgctgtgtgcctgcTTTTAAGTGATACATACTTAATCCTCACATTGGcactaccctgagaaaactgaggcaccgaGAAGTTACTATATATCCTAAGTACACACAAGTTCCAGGGAGCAGAGTCAAGATTTCAAACAAAGCAGGCCAACTCCAGAGCCATGTGGCCTCTAGGTTGGTTGCCTGtctcaaaaatgagaaaataaatcacacGAACAAGCTCTTCCAGACTAGTAACTCCTTTTCTGAGTTCTCAAACTAGAATGCTGTACCCCATAAGTATTAAACTCAGCCATCTTTCTCTGCCCACAGAGCATTTCTATTCATGAAATATGAAAAcattgatgattaaaaaaaaaaaagaaaacattgatgaTAAAATGTTAGGTAATAAAGCGGGATACAAAATTGCGCATGCATTAGCCTACAATTGTGACAAAAAGAAACTGTTGAAGAAAATGCACAATATATTAACAATGATTGCAACAAAGCATGGAATAGAATAATAactagtttccttatttattttccaaactttctatAATGTGGTTTGgttcattttataatgaaaaagacattttttaaaagggagggAATGGAGGTATTTTGAGCCAAGCAGAAGAGGGACAAAGCTGCCTTCTCGAAATGCTGGGGACCAGACACtttgtctcttttctccactggggtGAGACTGCCAGGCTTGCAGGTGCCCCAGAGAACAGCAGTGCCACCTAACCTAGCCTTCATTCCTCTACCTCTTTCCTAAATTGCAGAGCTGTATTTGTAAATTTGTCCTCTTAGGACACTTGCTTTCTCTGGAATTTTTCACTTTAGTTTTATCATTGTCCTAGAGTTGTGAATATGAAAAAGTCAGTGATATGTGGTGAGGAGTGAAGTCAGAAGTTCTGCTTTGCCTTTTAGCTCCACATAGAACCAGCCCCATGGAGAGCCTCCATTCCTGGGTGGGAGCCAAGGTCAAGAGTAGCAGTGCCTTGGTAGGGACAGTCTCTGGGTCATTGAGAGGCTAGGCCATCAAGACACTGGAAAGACTTTTCTAAAACAGTAttgtccaataaaaatatatatgcatgtttaaatttttaagtagccacattaaaaaggggcaaagaaataggtgaaattaattttatttatatattttatttaacctaatatatcccaagttaaataagattaaaaatttagtttctcagtcacactagtcacatttcaaatgTTCATTCACCTCATGTTCCTGGCAGCCACCTCCCTGAACAATTTTAGTGTATTGGGGTCTCTCCAGCAGCTCCTCGTCCTTTGTGACAGCTATAGAAAGCAGGGCCAAAGGAGCTTTGCAAAGTTAGACCAGCCTCACTCCAGGAAACCAAAAGAAGATTGACTTGTGCCGGCCCATGGAAAGCTCCTCCGGGGACACCTTTCCTGTGGCAGAGCTGCGTGTGTTCCAGGCAAAACCTGGCTTCCATGTTACGGTTTTGGAGCTGCAGCCAGAGGGTGCAGTTTGCAGTTGGGAACCTGCAGCTGCACAACCACAGTGGCCCCAGCAAGTTTTCTGCCTTATAGCTGCCACTTAACTGGCCTGGGCCCCACTGACTTACCTCACGTGGCGTCACATTTGGGGGATAAGGGCTCATTCAAGACGAGCAAGGTTTTCCTGTGGggtgctccctccccacccagcagCTCTCACTGGTGCAGGGGCTGAGTCCAGCCCTGTACCCTGGAGAATTGGCATTATTCTCCCAACCGGGTCAGCAGACACAGAATTGTGGTTGGGACCAATACCTGCCTCCATAGTTTaagagaaatggggaaaagattttgaaaatacCTTTTTTCCCTCCTAGCTTATATGCTCAAAACCTTTATTTACACATCACCTCATCAGCTATTTGCACATGGGGTAGGTCATCTTTTGGGTTATGTCAGGCCAATTACACAGCCCACTTTTCTTCTAAATTCTCTTACATGGAACATAAAGCTGACTTTGTGTTCTCGTACTAGAGCTCCAGACTTCTGGCCATGTTGCTTTCCAGAAGGGTTTCAGGAAGACTGGTTATGCAAGTGATACTTCCTGTTTACCCGCTTTTCATAATGAATGGCTGAGGATGACAGATTGTGACCACAGAAGTATTCCAATGCGGTTTATTTGAGCACACGTTTGTAGTACTGCACATGGGCAGTAGCCTGCAGTGTGCACATAAAGAACTGAACCAGGAGCCTCATCAGCTACAGATTCCAACTACATTTACAGCTAAAGACGATTGTCTTGAAAGTGAAATGTCAAGAGTCTGAAGTTAGGGATTCAAGACTGACACTCCCTGGATGGTCTCACCCACTCTTATGGTTCCTGGCATCCCCTTTGTGTTGATAACTCCCAAAGCTGTGCCCCCAGCAGACACCACGCTCTTGGACTGCAGAGTCCTATACTCAGCTGCCTTCCAGACATCCCCGGTGTGGGATTTGCAGATTTCCACAATTCCATGTGTCCAGGGTGCACAGCCTGTACCTCCGCAGTGTTCCTCTTCCACTGAACTATCCCACCATCCCCCCAGTTGGTCAGGCCAAAAACCTGGGGCATCCTTGACTTTTCCCTCCCCTTCACTTCTGGCTTACAGGGTCCTGCAGGATCTGGTCCCCGCTTAGCCCCCGAGCCCGCTCTCACGACCGTCCACCTGGATCTTGAGCCACACAGCAGGCGCCACGTTCTCACTCACCTGCACATTTTCACAgtgttctttctcctctcctccttcctccactcTTGAGCTTTTCAGCCATTCACGATTGAAGTCATTGATTTCAGGTGTCCTTCCCTGACCTCTGCCTGTGTGGATTTGAGGAGCACCGGTACTTCTCCTCACGTGGCACTCATCACACCGGGTTGTTGCACTTGCCATGGGAGGGCCTTGTCCACTGCTGCCTCCGCTGCACTGAGCACACTCGGCCTGAcccataataggtgctcagcaaACATTTGTGACTAATAGTTGACATTGACTGAGAATTTTGTACCGAGTGCCTTGCTAAGTAGGTTGCCTGCACTATCTCATTTGACAAGAGTAGGATCTGGGACACTGTCTAGGAGGTGGTGATTGGCAAAGTCTGGAGAGACACCAGTTGGCTTCAGCCAGGGTGAGAGTGGTGGAGAGAAGTAGGTGGATTCGAGCCAAGTGTGCAGCTAGAGTCAACAGGACTCGCTGAGAGTTTGGATGAGGGGTGGGGTGCGGGGGTAAGGATCCAAAGGAGTCAAGGGTAAGGGCTAGGCGTTTGGCCTGAGTAACTGCTGGATGTTGCTGCCTCTCCTTCCTGAGTACGGGGGGAAGGGCAAGTGTGCCTGAGCATGTTTgtaggggaaaaggaaaagatctCTTTGCTATTTTGGGGGTTTGATATGCCCATCAGGTAGGCAGGCAGAAATGGATATATAAATCTGGAACTCTGGAATAAGATCAGATGAGGCTGGAGTTCCTCATTTAGAACTCACGAGAACTCCATGAAGTAGAACCGTTGCCTCCTGAAATAGTGTGAATTCCTTAACCCTTAGGGCACAAGCCACAGAGCcagcatttgaacccaggcacaGTGGTCGTTTCCAGTTCTGGTAGCTGTTCACCTGAGTTTTGTACAGTGTGACTTTCTCCATGCCAGCTGTAGGAATTGTTTTGAAGGTCAGAGTACTTAcagattttaaatgtaattaggTGTGCTTACGATCATATACAAGAACAGAGCGGAGAAAAGGTGCCAGGGAAAGGTGAGGGCCTGGCGTGATAGTGGTCACTCACTGGCCTCTATTGCTGGCTTCATTTGGCAGCTTCTGGCCAGTTAACCATGAATACCTAGTTTTTGCTCTACTTACAGAAAAGTAGTATTTCAGTTGACATACATTGTTCAAATTCATCCCTTATTATGAAAGCACAGATGTGAAAAAGAACCAACCCCTTCTATTGCACATTTTGAGATATTTACAGGTTGCGTTTGAGTACTCAATTCATAATGTTTGTAAAAAAGAGATATTGCATATCTTGTGTTTGAAAGAAGGGAAGAGCCATAGCTGTAGGCTAAGGCATGTGCTTTTTTCTAAGGGtggggatatgtgtgtgtattttaaaaccaCATACACATAAACGTGCTGATTTGAAATaaccttctttttctgttttattttagggATAATGACTCTTCTTGCTTCTCGCCTAAGTTGAATAAGCAACTTGTGCACTTTAATCCCCTGTCAGTGTCATCAGGCTGACAGAAGACAGGTTTTTGAAATCTCAGCTATAAAGACATCCAGCCAAAGTCTCAATCTTGCCTTAACAATGTTTCAGAGACTGAATAAAATGTTTGTGGGTGAAGTCAGTACTTCTTCCAACCAAGAACCAGAATTTAGTGAGAAAGAAGATGATGAATGGATTCTTGTTGACTTCATAGGTAAGGGTATTCTTAGCCGTTAATCATCACGGCAAAAGTGGAAACTCTTGCATCTAGTTTTTGCATAAGTAAACCAGTAACTCTGAAGGTTTTTAAGccttaaaagtaaataaacaagaaTTTGTCTAAAAAAATTGCAGGAAGCATTCTGTGCCAGATGATCAGTCAGGGAAATTGTTTGATGTCAGACTTTGCAGTTTTGCAGCTCTTAAACCCCGATCAAATCAGAGGCACTTTAATAGAAAATTCTCATACTAGACAAGCAGTAACCCATTTGGCGCATTTTGTGTTTACTCAGCAGAATAGAAACAGTCTTAAAAACTGTTCCTGCAAAACCAACATAATCCATCCCATACAGTGATACgcacccccccaacacacacacatgcacacacatgctaGGTGCTGGGAAGTTATAATCATTACGAGTGAATATGAGTGGTTTTGTTTCTGACCTAAGTAAAGGGAGGCACATGAGCATCAGCTAACAGCAtcatctcttctctttctgtgcTCTGATGTGATATCAATGTGATGCTCCAATCCCGTGGGACTTCAACGACGTGTGTGGACTACGATCTAGACACTTGCACTGGTTTCTCAGCAGCCGAAGACGAGGAAGAAGACATCAGTGAAGAGTCACCTTCCGAGCACCCTTCAGTCTTTTCCTGTTTACCCGCGTCTCTTGAGTGCTTAACTGATCCAAGTGATTCCTGCTTCCTCCAGTTTGAGTCCTGTCCCATGGAGGAGAGCTGGTTTATCACCCCTCCCCCGTGTTTTACTGCAGGTGGATTAACCACTATCAAGGTGGAAACCAGTCCTATGGAAAACCTTCTTATCGAACACCCCAGCATGTCTGTCTATGCTGTGCAtaacccctgccccagcctcagtGAGGCCCACTGTGGGACTGAGGAATTTCATAACCCAAGCAGTCCCAGGTACGTTGCTCTCCACAGACAGTCTGTTTAGTATGCATTGTATTTATTTCTACTACAGTTCAAAGCTGAGTTTTTAGAAGATGCAGAGTAATCTTAGAGAGATTCATGAAAGTATATGCCTAGTGCACAAGGCGGTTGATGGTATGAAAAAAGTGAATTATAGCACgagttttaaaaaaagtgagtTATAGCATGGCCCCAGTTACGTAATGGAGAGCTGTCTCATTTATAAAATCATGCTACTGAATAGAAAGAGAAGACTGGCATTTCTGCTAAGTATCTTAGAATATAACTCTGGCACTTTATAGACTGGATTATTTGGGGCATCAAATTCGACAAGAATAGtatatcttaaaataaatctcttatgATCTTCCAAGTAGTCCTAACTAGGTCACATCAAATGGCGCTTAAGCTTAAAACCTGAGGAATCTTAAGCATGAAGTAAAATGGCAGATTTACCAAAACATTTTGCTCAGAGAGTTGTTTTCTGCCTTACAGAGGAAAGATTTCCTACCCAAACAATGTTTTGCTGTTATATGGGTGTCCCAAGTGGTCTGAAAGGCTTTGCTCGAATGGCAGATAGGTGGAGGGCCTGGAAAGGTTCAGGGAGGGTGCCTGGTCAGTGATATGTTCCAAAACAAACTCACAGTCTGTGGCCTTTATTCAGAGACTATACTCAAGATTGCTCCCACCCACTAAAATAAAACCCATGGCCATGTTAATTAGCTCAAAGTCCAGCTAGTCCGTGTTGCGTGTGAGTGGAAGGTTTCCTATGGGAATAAAGTATTTGCAGGATGCTGGTACTGACTTAGTTCCCTTAGTACCTGTCAAGGGAACAGGTGAATTGTGGTTCGTGCTGTCATCCAAAAGGCCTCTTTTTGGATTGTCCAGGTTCCAACTCTACTAACTAGACCATTGTATAT belongs to Balaenoptera ricei isolate mBalRic1 chromosome 17, mBalRic1.hap2, whole genome shotgun sequence and includes:
- the TP53INP1 gene encoding tumor protein p53-inducible nuclear protein 1 isoform X1 — protein: MFQRLNKMFVGEVSTSSNQEPEFSEKEDDEWILVDFIDTCTGFSAAEDEEEDISEESPSEHPSVFSCLPASLECLTDPSDSCFLQFESCPMEESWFITPPPCFTAGGLTTIKVETSPMENLLIEHPSMSVYAVHNPCPSLSEAHCGTEEFHNPSSPRVEAQNEMGQHIHCYVAALAAHTAFLEQPKSFRPSQWIKEHSERQSLNRNSLRRQNLTRDCHSRQIKHNGWAVHQPCPRQYNY
- the TP53INP1 gene encoding tumor protein p53-inducible nuclear protein 1 isoform X2, which gives rise to MFQRLNKMFVGEVSTSSNQEPEFSEKEDDEWILVDFIDTCTGFSAAEDEEEDISEESPSEHPSVFSCLPASLECLTDPSDSCFLQFESCPMEESWFITPPPCFTAGGLTTIKVETSPMENLLIEHPSMSVYAVHNPCPSLSEAHCGTEEFHNPSSPRARKSCF